TGTGTAGCAGCATCACTCCGTCGGGCGGCAGAACGTCGTGGGCCATGGTGAAGAAGTCCTCGTAGCGCTCATGGCCGAAGTGCTCGAAGGCGCCGATGGACACGATCCGATCGACCGGCTCGCCGAAGTTCTCCCAGCCCTCCAGTAGCACCCGCTTGGTGCGCTGGCTGTCCATGCCGGCGAACATCGCCTCCGCGTGGACAGCCTGGTTCTTGCTCAAGGTCAGGCCGATGACGTTGACGTCATGGGCTTCGACAGCGCGCCGCATGGTGGCACCCCAGCCGCACCCGATGTCGAGCAGCGTCATGCCGGGCTGCAGGCCCAGTTTGCCCAGTGCCAAGTCGATCTTGGCGAGCTGGGCTTGTTCGAGCGTCATGTCGTCGCGTTCGAAGTAGGCGCAGCTGTAGGTCTGGCTCGGATCGAGGAAGAGCCGGAAGAAGTCATCGGACAGGTCGTAGTGCGCCTGCACATCTTTGAAATGCGGTGTCAGGTTTTTCGGCATGGCAATGTGCTCTCGGCTGGGGACCGAAAGCGGCTCCCTTCTAGTACTTTCCGAACGCGAGCGCCACGTTGTGGCCGCCGAATCCGAAGGAGTTGCTGATCGCGTAGTGGTAATCGCCGGTCCGCGCGTCGCCGGCGACGACGTCCAGATCGATCTCCGGGTCGAGACGGTGCAGGTTCAGCGTGGGCGGGACTATGCCGTCGCGCAGCGCCAGTACCGTCAATATCGCCTCCACCGCACCGACGGCCCCGACCGAATGCCCGAGAGCGGATTTGGGCGCGTACACCGCGGCACGGTGGTCGCCCATGGCATTGTTGATCGCCTGGGCCTCGGCCAGATCGCCGATCCGGGTTCCGGTGGCGTGTGCGTTGATGTGGTCGATGTCGGTCGGCGCCAGACCCGCAAGATCGATCGCCCGGGTCATCGCGTAACCCGCGCGCTCGCCCTGCGGATCGGGCGCCACGATGTGGTGTCCGTCCGAGGTGATTCCGGCGCCCATCAGGCGGCCGAGAATGGTTGCGCCACGCGCCTTTGCGTGCTCAAGAGTCTCGATGACCATCAATGCGCCGGCCTCGCCGAACACGAACCCGCTGCGGTCGACGTCGAATGGCTGGCAGGCGCCGGCCGGGTCGTCGTTGTGAGTGGACAACACGATACGCATCGCGGCGAATCCCGCGATGGGAACCGCTTCGATCTTGGTCTCGACTCCACCGCAGATCGCGATGTCAGCCTCGTCGTAGACGATGTTGCGCCAGGCCTGAGCGATACCTTCGGAGCCGGAAGCACACGCCGAGATCGGGGTGAAGACACCCGCTTTGGCGCCACGCTCCAGGCCCACGGCAGCGGCCGCCGCGTTAGGCATGTACTTCTGCACTCCCAGCGGTGAGACCGCCTTCATGCCGCGTTCCACCATGCCTTGGTAACCCCAGACCAGTTCTTCCGGCGAGCCGAGCCCGGTGCCGATCGACACCAGCAAACGGCGCGGATCCACCTCCGGCGAGCCGGCATTCGCCCAGACCCGACGGCCCAGGATCACCGCCATCTTCTGCAGGTAGGACAGCCGGTGCAGTTCCTTGCGGTTCAACTCGTGGTCGAAGTCCTCGAGCAGATGCCCACCGATACGCACCGGGAGGTCGAACCGCTCGACGAAGGGATCGTCGAGCTTACGGATGCCGCTCTGCCCGTCCAGCAGTTTCTTCCAGGTGTCCTCGGCGTCCGTCGCCAGCGCCGTCGTCATCGCAACCCCGGTGACCACGACCTCGGGAAGGCCACTCCCAGTGGAGAGCCGAGTCATTCGGGCCATTTCCGCGCCTCGCTTCCAGGACGCTATTTGGTCAAGACGAACTGCCCGACGTTGCTGATTCCTCTGCTGAAGAGGTCAGCACAGCCGGTCAGGTAGCGCAGGTAGCGCTCGTACACTTCCTCGGACTGGATGGCGATGGCGCGTTCGCGGTTGTGGCGCAAATTGTCTGCCCACATATCCAGCGTCCGGATGTAGTGCTCCGGCATCAAAACGGCGTCCTGGATATGAAATCCGGCGCCTTGCGAGTATTCATAGATGTCGTCACGGCCCGCCATCTCCCCACCGGGAAAGATCTCCTTGCCGAGGAACCGGACGAAGCGCAGATCGCTCA
The window above is part of the Mycolicibacter sp. MU0102 genome. Proteins encoded here:
- a CDS encoding cyclopropane mycolic acid synthase family methyltransferase — its product is MPKNLTPHFKDVQAHYDLSDDFFRLFLDPSQTYSCAYFERDDMTLEQAQLAKIDLALGKLGLQPGMTLLDIGCGWGATMRRAVEAHDVNVIGLTLSKNQAVHAEAMFAGMDSQRTKRVLLEGWENFGEPVDRIVSIGAFEHFGHERYEDFFTMAHDVLPPDGVMLLHTISGLTLPQMADRGMPLTFAMARFIKFIATEIFPGGRLPTIEMVEEHSARAGFTLTRRHSLQPHYARTLDCWAAALEGNKDKAIEIQGQEVYDRYMHYLTGCANGFRTGYIDVNQYTLQK
- the kasB gene encoding 3-oxoacyl-ACP synthase KasB, translated to MTRLSTGSGLPEVVVTGVAMTTALATDAEDTWKKLLDGQSGIRKLDDPFVERFDLPVRIGGHLLEDFDHELNRKELHRLSYLQKMAVILGRRVWANAGSPEVDPRRLLVSIGTGLGSPEELVWGYQGMVERGMKAVSPLGVQKYMPNAAAAAVGLERGAKAGVFTPISACASGSEGIAQAWRNIVYDEADIAICGGVETKIEAVPIAGFAAMRIVLSTHNDDPAGACQPFDVDRSGFVFGEAGALMVIETLEHAKARGATILGRLMGAGITSDGHHIVAPDPQGERAGYAMTRAIDLAGLAPTDIDHINAHATGTRIGDLAEAQAINNAMGDHRAAVYAPKSALGHSVGAVGAVEAILTVLALRDGIVPPTLNLHRLDPEIDLDVVAGDARTGDYHYAISNSFGFGGHNVALAFGKY